In one Bacteroidota bacterium genomic region, the following are encoded:
- a CDS encoding ATP-dependent helicase, translating into MQPQQAPYNQTFLTELEKLNPAQRQAVETTEGPVLVIAGPGTGKTQVLAARIGYILLNTDSRPENILCLTYTDAGALAMRNRLTSFIGPDAYRVKIETFHSFCNEVIQENPDYFGYRGLQPVSDLEKIEVLQELVDSFDAKHPLKRWTGEVYYETTRLDRLFQLMKQEDWTAEFIEQKIKKYLDDLPYRDEFIYKRPNSKKGIQVGDLKTDKIEQEQKRMEQLAAAAREFDNYQQLLRKRQRYDFADMILWVLQAFKQHPDMLYTYQERFLYFLVDEFQDTSGSQNELLSLLTDFWDTPNVFAVGDDDQAIYRFQGANVKNIEDFALKHAEMLQVIVLTQNYRSVPNVLKAAHNLIGNNRERLINHEGFSYLKKELEASHPSLKTLENKPVITAYANTYHEIVDIAHQLEKLKDEGADLRETAIIYRNHRQCDELVKYLEVKKVPYYIKKKINLLNEPLIYKLITILRYIAHEQQTPHSGEYLLFEIMHFDFFGIPPIEAAKLSLAVSKQNYKERNTSFREELLNPAAGKKAPTLFDQHFGNTGMKRLGEDIDYWLKQADNLTLPQLLEKIINNSGVLATVVKSTDKFAQLEMLKAFFDFVQEEFNRKPTLHVDELIHTLDLMYDNNIELAFTRTSGRTDGVNLITAHSSKGLEYEQVFLLGCNSNIWDKGGRSGTYTLPDTIISDTVSKDSDTETEEARRLFFVALTRAKKQLHISYSLKNPAGKELERSRFVAEVEHLTEIEKQSITLQDEELSGFIETILQPAETTEISLIDKQYLDELLKNYSLSVTHLSNYLRCPVAFYFNNILRVPAPQNEYMAFGSAVHNALEEFYRTMLTDSAKRWPSKEQLLNYFRKYMGILQNNFIPEQYKRRMQYGIEILPAYYDKYINEWNKIVTVERVFRNILVEGVPLNGKMDKIEFDGKRATVVDYKTGNPANAKAKLKRPIPQADSSASPEDLYGGDYWRQAIFYKLLMDYDSNKDWEMLFAEFDFVEPDKKTGEYVKERIEIQNDDIIAIKQQIKYSYEGIKNHRFDKGCGLDDCEWCNFIKFNQIGLV; encoded by the coding sequence ATGCAACCGCAACAAGCTCCATACAACCAAACGTTTTTAACTGAACTTGAAAAGCTTAATCCTGCTCAACGTCAAGCTGTGGAAACCACCGAAGGTCCGGTACTGGTAATAGCGGGTCCGGGTACAGGCAAAACACAAGTGTTGGCCGCACGTATAGGATACATATTACTGAATACAGATTCCCGACCTGAGAATATACTTTGCCTTACCTATACCGATGCCGGAGCATTGGCTATGCGTAACCGACTTACCAGCTTTATTGGCCCCGATGCTTACAGGGTGAAAATTGAAACCTTTCACAGCTTTTGTAATGAGGTAATACAAGAAAACCCAGACTACTTTGGCTACAGAGGACTACAGCCCGTTTCTGACCTTGAAAAGATTGAAGTGCTGCAAGAATTGGTGGATAGTTTTGATGCCAAGCATCCGCTGAAACGATGGACAGGCGAGGTGTATTATGAAACTACCCGCCTTGACAGGTTGTTTCAGTTGATGAAACAAGAAGACTGGACGGCTGAATTTATCGAGCAGAAAATAAAAAAGTACTTAGACGATTTGCCCTACCGCGATGAGTTTATTTACAAACGACCCAATAGCAAAAAAGGCATACAGGTTGGCGACCTGAAAACCGATAAAATAGAGCAGGAACAAAAACGGATGGAGCAACTGGCCGCCGCCGCCCGTGAGTTTGACAACTACCAGCAGTTGCTGCGCAAACGCCAGCGGTACGATTTTGCCGATATGATTTTGTGGGTATTGCAGGCATTTAAGCAACACCCCGATATGTTGTACACCTATCAGGAACGGTTTTTATACTTTTTGGTAGATGAGTTTCAGGATACCAGCGGGTCGCAAAACGAATTATTATCGTTACTGACAGATTTTTGGGATACGCCCAACGTGTTTGCCGTAGGTGATGACGACCAGGCTATTTACCGTTTTCAGGGTGCGAACGTAAAAAACATTGAAGACTTTGCCCTAAAGCACGCTGAAATGCTACAGGTAATTGTCCTTACTCAAAATTACCGTTCAGTACCCAATGTGTTAAAAGCTGCTCACAACCTAATTGGCAACAACCGCGAGCGGTTGATAAACCATGAAGGTTTTAGTTACTTGAAAAAAGAACTGGAAGCATCACACCCGTCACTTAAAACCCTTGAAAATAAACCCGTAATAACTGCCTACGCAAATACCTACCACGAGATTGTGGACATAGCGCACCAGCTTGAAAAACTGAAAGATGAAGGTGCTGATTTGCGCGAAACAGCCATTATATACCGCAATCACCGTCAATGTGATGAACTGGTGAAATACCTTGAGGTGAAAAAGGTACCGTATTACATTAAAAAGAAAATAAACCTGCTGAATGAGCCGCTTATTTATAAGCTGATAACCATACTGCGATACATAGCCCACGAGCAACAAACCCCGCACAGCGGTGAGTATTTGTTGTTTGAGATTATGCACTTTGATTTTTTCGGTATTCCCCCCATCGAAGCGGCAAAGCTTAGCCTTGCCGTATCAAAACAAAATTATAAAGAACGCAATACTTCATTCAGAGAAGAACTATTAAACCCCGCAGCAGGTAAAAAAGCCCCAACGTTGTTTGATCAGCATTTCGGCAATACAGGGATGAAACGATTGGGCGAAGACATTGATTATTGGCTCAAACAGGCCGATAACTTAACCCTTCCCCAATTATTAGAAAAAATTATTAATAACTCAGGGGTATTGGCAACGGTAGTAAAAAGCACCGACAAGTTTGCCCAGCTTGAGATGCTAAAAGCTTTCTTTGATTTTGTGCAGGAAGAGTTTAACCGCAAACCAACACTACATGTTGATGAGCTGATACATACCTTGGATTTAATGTATGACAACAATATTGAGCTTGCCTTTACGCGTACCTCGGGACGCACCGATGGAGTAAACCTCATCACCGCGCACTCTTCAAAAGGGTTAGAGTACGAGCAAGTTTTCTTATTGGGTTGCAACAGCAATATTTGGGATAAGGGCGGACGCAGCGGCACTTATACCTTACCCGATACCATTATTTCAGACACGGTAAGTAAAGACAGCGATACTGAAACCGAAGAAGCCCGCCGTTTATTTTTTGTAGCACTAACCCGGGCAAAAAAGCAGCTACACATCAGTTATTCATTAAAAAATCCGGCAGGAAAAGAGCTGGAACGGTCTCGTTTTGTGGCCGAAGTAGAGCATTTGACTGAGATAGAAAAACAAAGTATTACCCTACAGGATGAAGAATTATCAGGGTTTATAGAAACCATACTTCAACCGGCTGAAACTACTGAGATAAGCCTGATAGACAAGCAGTACCTTGATGAATTACTCAAAAATTATTCATTAAGTGTTACACACCTTAGCAACTATTTAAGGTGTCCTGTTGCCTTTTACTTTAACAACATATTGCGCGTGCCGGCTCCGCAAAATGAATACATGGCTTTTGGCTCGGCAGTGCACAATGCCCTTGAAGAATTTTACAGAACCATGCTTACGGATAGTGCTAAGCGATGGCCGTCAAAAGAGCAGCTGCTCAACTACTTCCGCAAGTATATGGGCATATTGCAAAACAACTTTATCCCTGAGCAATACAAACGCAGGATGCAATACGGGATAGAAATTTTGCCGGCATACTACGATAAGTATATTAATGAGTGGAATAAAATCGTTACTGTAGAAAGGGTATTCCGTAACATTTTGGTTGAAGGGGTGCCGCTTAACGGTAAAATGGATAAAATTGAATTTGATGGAAAAAGAGCCACAGTAGTAGATTACAAAACAGGCAACCCTGCTAATGCAAAAGCCAAATTAAAGCGCCCCATCCCCCAAGCCGATTCATCAGCAAGCCCCGAAGATTTATATGGCGGGGATTATTGGCGGCAAGCAATCTTTTATAAACTGTTGATGGATTACGACAGTAATAAAGATTGGGAAATGCTGTTTGCAGAGTTTGATTTTGTAGAGCCTGATAAAAAAACAGGCGAATACGTAAAAGAACGTATCGAAATACAAAACGACGATATTATTGCTATTAAACAACAAATAAAATACTCCTATGAGGGTATTAAAAATCATAGGTTTGATAAGGGTTGCGGCCTTGATGATTGCGAGTGGTGCAATTTTATCAAGTTCAATCAAATAGGTTTGGTATAA
- the tnpA gene encoding IS200/IS605 family transposase, with the protein MSQNFFSIWIHLVWTTKRRQPLIHRQLKKPLYDKMREIANEKDFRIDFINGVEDHVHLLISIQPKHSVSDIVKHLKGITNSWVNKNQLTLDYFEWQDGFSAFSVSPLQLQKVRNYIRYQEKHHKSKGFDDEMQHFGRLTNSIKSY; encoded by the coding sequence ATGAGCCAAAACTTCTTTTCGATTTGGATACACCTTGTATGGACTACAAAAAGACGACAACCTTTGATACACAGGCAGCTTAAAAAGCCTTTGTATGATAAGATGCGCGAAATAGCTAATGAGAAAGATTTTAGAATTGATTTTATCAATGGCGTGGAAGACCATGTGCATTTATTAATATCCATACAACCTAAGCATTCGGTTAGTGATATTGTTAAACATTTAAAGGGAATAACAAATTCTTGGGTGAATAAAAACCAATTAACCCTTGATTATTTTGAGTGGCAAGATGGGTTCTCAGCATTCTCTGTCAGCCCTTTGCAACTTCAAAAAGTAAGAAATTACATCAGGTATCAAGAGAAGCATCATAAAAGTAAGGGCTTTGATGATGAAATGCAGCATTTTGGGCGCTTAACAAACAGCATCAAATCCTATTAG
- a CDS encoding DUF4421 domain-containing protein gives MKHLLLLLSLSFVLALHAQQADTVSILKTDSVPPPKRLKYDTNYIAKFGNVIAIEPWISAPDFTFRLENKDDSLVFKRNDYKPYLRAVFGLDINYKALNVSVGFRENSLTTEEETYGKTQYRILKLRLNTTPFIYEFYHSDFKGFADYNTAGYDTTRPANDFYVKRADIHLQYTKAKAIYIFSRRRFSYGAAYSFTERQLKTKGTALVVAHLYRMKADADSAFFNPGQREYFGKYSTMKYLDVISIGIGPGYAASFVYKKWFFSMGLYLIGDVQYHHAKSNTNQMITEGWRGALLGDVMLSLGYNGNRFYSGIVVRGDRNLVSLSNINASTSFYSSVFSIGFRFNPPKIIDNLYDASPLRNL, from the coding sequence ATGAAACATCTGCTGTTATTACTTTCTTTGAGCTTTGTACTTGCTCTACATGCACAGCAGGCAGATACCGTTTCAATTCTTAAAACTGATTCAGTACCACCTCCCAAAAGATTAAAATACGACACGAATTACATTGCCAAATTTGGAAATGTGATTGCGATTGAACCTTGGATTTCAGCCCCCGACTTTACATTCCGTTTAGAAAATAAAGACGATAGTTTAGTTTTTAAGCGAAACGATTATAAGCCCTATTTAAGGGCTGTTTTCGGGCTTGATATTAATTATAAGGCGCTTAATGTTTCTGTTGGTTTTAGAGAAAACTCATTAACTACAGAAGAGGAAACGTATGGCAAAACCCAATACCGTATTCTTAAGTTGCGGTTAAATACCACACCTTTTATATACGAGTTTTATCATAGCGATTTTAAGGGGTTTGCAGATTATAATACAGCAGGTTACGATACGACCCGACCCGCCAACGACTTTTATGTAAAACGTGCTGATATACATTTACAGTACACCAAAGCAAAAGCCATCTACATTTTTTCGCGCCGGCGTTTTTCTTATGGCGCAGCATACAGTTTCACTGAACGTCAGCTTAAAACCAAAGGCACTGCGCTTGTTGTTGCTCACTTATACCGGATGAAAGCCGATGCCGATTCTGCTTTTTTCAATCCCGGTCAGCGTGAGTATTTTGGTAAATACAGTACCATGAAATACCTGGATGTAATTTCCATAGGCATCGGTCCGGGCTATGCAGCCTCGTTCGTTTACAAAAAATGGTTTTTCTCAATGGGGTTATATTTAATAGGCGATGTACAATACCACCATGCTAAAAGCAATACCAACCAAATGATTACCGAAGGTTGGAGGGGTGCTTTGCTGGGTGATGTAATGCTCTCATTAGGCTATAACGGCAATCGTTTCTATTCAGGCATTGTAGTTCGTGGCGACCGAAACTTAGTTTCTTTGTCCAACATCAATGCAAGCACGTCCTTTTACTCATCGGTATTTAGCATCGGATTTAGGTTTAATCCCCCTAAAATCATTGATAACCTATACGACGCATCGCCGCTTCGGAATTTATGA